The proteins below come from a single Coleofasciculus chthonoplastes PCC 7420 genomic window:
- a CDS encoding putative bifunctional diguanylate cyclase/phosphodiesterase, whose translation MALRSSEAELRALFAAMTDSIFVLDSQGCFLKIAPTNPDPRLLPENANEFVGKTLHQFFAPTQADQFLTYIQEAIATSSRLNIEYSLTVRDREVWFAATISPTLEDSVVWVARDITERKQAEQALKQAEAKYRSIFENALEGIFQSTADGHYISANPALARLYGYSSPDELMVRLTDIEHQLYVDPQRRAEFSRLLQENDAVADFESQVYRKDGSVIWIAENARAVRDMMTGELLYYEGTVEDITEHKLAKDQLQTRAFYDTLTGLPNRALFMDRLSHTVERAKRHPTYRFALLFLDLDRFKVVNDSLGHLVGDQLLIGIARRLESCLRTEDTVARLGGDEFTILLEDIEDIHHATRVAERIQQELAAPFNLDGHEVFTGASVGIVLSREIRKEGDITNYDCPEDLLRDADTALYRAKALGRSRYEIFDLTMHQNALSVLQLETELRRAVENQEFEIYYQPIVSLSTHQIAGFEALLRWHHPSRGLVYPGEFIPMAEETGLIIPMGWWMLRQACRQLELWHDTVQESELNQELAHQLTIYVNLSSKQFLQPELLEHLDKILHETHLHPSHLKLEITESCLLADPEIAEERLKELRDRQIGLCIDDFGTGYSSLSYLHRFPIDTIKIDQSLISNISIDVQGHCEAGMINRTKGLPLQIVRTIIMLADSLGMKVIAEGVETKEQLTQLRLLDCDYAQGYLFQAPLDALTAGKLRVEPQ comes from the coding sequence GTGGCGTTGCGTTCCTCTGAGGCGGAGTTGCGGGCATTATTTGCGGCGATGACGGATTCTATCTTTGTCTTGGATAGCCAGGGATGTTTCCTGAAAATTGCCCCGACGAATCCTGATCCGAGGCTATTACCTGAAAATGCCAATGAGTTCGTGGGCAAAACCCTGCATCAATTCTTTGCCCCTACTCAAGCCGATCAGTTCTTGACCTATATCCAGGAAGCGATCGCCACATCTTCGCGTTTGAATATTGAGTATAGCTTAACAGTGCGCGATCGCGAGGTTTGGTTTGCGGCGACGATTTCCCCCACCTTAGAAGATTCTGTGGTTTGGGTAGCACGGGATATTACGGAACGTAAACAGGCAGAACAGGCATTAAAACAGGCAGAAGCCAAATATCGCAGTATTTTTGAGAATGCCTTGGAAGGGATTTTCCAATCCACGGCTGATGGGCATTATATTAGCGCCAATCCTGCCCTTGCCCGTTTATACGGCTATTCCTCTCCCGATGAATTGATGGTGCGACTGACAGATATCGAACATCAGCTTTATGTTGATCCCCAGCGACGGGCTGAGTTTAGTCGGCTATTGCAAGAAAATGATGCGGTAGCTGATTTTGAGTCCCAAGTCTATCGCAAAGATGGCAGCGTGATTTGGATTGCCGAAAATGCCCGTGCTGTTCGGGATATGATGACCGGAGAATTGCTGTATTACGAAGGCACAGTCGAAGATATCACCGAACACAAATTGGCAAAAGACCAACTGCAAACCCGGGCATTTTACGATACATTGACCGGATTGCCCAATCGGGCGTTATTTATGGATCGCTTAAGTCATACTGTAGAGCGAGCCAAACGCCATCCCACCTATCGCTTTGCCCTACTCTTTTTGGATTTAGATCGGTTTAAAGTGGTCAATGATAGTTTAGGGCATTTAGTTGGGGATCAACTGCTGATTGGCATTGCCCGTCGCTTAGAATCCTGTTTGCGGACAGAGGATACAGTGGCGCGATTGGGTGGGGATGAGTTTACTATCCTGCTGGAGGATATTGAAGATATTCACCACGCAACCCGCGTAGCGGAACGAATTCAGCAAGAATTAGCCGCTCCATTTAATTTAGATGGACATGAAGTCTTTACCGGGGCGAGTGTCGGGATTGTTTTAAGTCGAGAGATCCGAAAGGAGGGGGATATCACCAACTATGATTGTCCTGAAGATTTGTTACGGGATGCCGATACCGCCCTCTACCGGGCAAAAGCATTAGGACGCTCCCGCTATGAGATATTTGACCTGACGATGCACCAAAATGCCCTCAGCGTCTTGCAGTTGGAAACCGAATTGCGGCGGGCGGTGGAAAACCAGGAATTTGAGATTTACTATCAGCCGATAGTCTCTCTCTCAACCCATCAGATTGCTGGGTTTGAGGCACTATTGCGTTGGCATCATCCCAGCCGAGGATTAGTGTATCCCGGTGAGTTTATCCCCATGGCAGAGGAAACGGGATTAATTATTCCCATGGGGTGGTGGATGTTGCGCCAAGCCTGTCGTCAGTTAGAACTTTGGCATGATACGGTTCAGGAGAGTGAACTTAATCAAGAACTGGCTCATCAGTTGACGATTTATGTCAATCTTTCCAGCAAACAGTTTTTACAACCGGAACTCCTAGAACACCTGGACAAAATTCTGCACGAGACCCATCTGCATCCGAGTCATTTGAAGTTAGAAATTACTGAAAGCTGCTTACTGGCAGACCCAGAGATAGCGGAAGAACGGCTCAAAGAATTACGCGATCGCCAAATTGGGTTATGTATTGATGATTTTGGTACAGGTTATTCGTCGTTAAGTTATTTGCATCGATTTCCGATTGATACGATTAAGATTGATCAGTCTTTGATTAGTAATATTAGCATCGATGTTCAAGGGCATTGTGAAGCAGGCATGATCAATCGCACCAAAGGATTACCCCTGCAAATTGTCCGCACAATTATCATGTTGGCAGATAGCCTGGGAATGAAGGTTATTGCCGAAGGCGTAGAAACAAAAGAGCAATTAACCCAACTGCGGCTGCTGGATTGTGACTATGCTCAAGGGTATTTATTTCAAGCCCCCTTAGATGCGTTGACAGCCGGAAAACTGCGCGTTGAGCCTCAATGA